One genomic segment of Cardinium endosymbiont of Philonthus spinipes includes these proteins:
- a CDS encoding peroxiredoxin: MHLLGTKAPTFRAPAVISGENIVTDFSLEQFLGKQEVLFFFYPKDFTFVCPTELLSFQQHLPQFIERGVALVGCSTDTEETHAAWLHTPKTKGGIMGVTYPLVADTSKTIASNYGVLAGDWSYNEHNQLIFTGIPVAYRGTFLIDKEGIIRYMSINDLPLGRNINEILRVIDMWQHVTQFGEVCPANWAKGDMAMQATPESVSSYLTLNTEL, translated from the coding sequence GTGCATTTATTAGGAACCAAGGCCCCTACTTTTAGGGCGCCTGCTGTCATAAGTGGTGAAAACATCGTAACAGACTTTTCACTGGAGCAGTTTTTAGGGAAACAAGAAGTACTTTTTTTCTTTTATCCAAAGGATTTTACTTTTGTCTGCCCCACTGAATTATTATCCTTTCAACAACATTTACCTCAATTCATAGAGCGTGGTGTAGCCCTGGTTGGTTGCTCCACTGACACAGAAGAAACCCACGCTGCTTGGTTGCATACACCCAAAACAAAAGGAGGTATTATGGGCGTCACCTATCCATTGGTTGCCGATACCAGTAAAACCATTGCTTCCAACTATGGTGTTTTGGCAGGAGACTGGAGCTATAATGAGCACAATCAATTGATTTTCACAGGTATTCCAGTAGCTTATCGTGGAACCTTTTTAATTGATAAAGAGGGAATCATCCGTTATATGTCCATTAATGACTTACCACTAGGTAGAAATATCAATGAAATATTGCGTGTTATTGATATGTGGCAACATGTAACCCAATTTGGAGAAGTTTGCCCAGCCAACTGGGCAAAAGGCGATATGGCCATGCAAGCTACTCCTGAGAGCGTATCCAGCTATCTAACCCTAAATACAGAACTATGA
- a CDS encoding DUF3127 domain-containing protein — protein MHITGRLFEISPPQQVSESFKKRNFVVEYVENPQYPEYISFELIQDKCDLLDGFMEKEEITVHFNLRGRKWTNPEGVVKYFNSLQAWRLEKANKSTEPSPSNDVEDDLPF, from the coding sequence ATGCATATAACTGGAAGATTATTTGAAATTAGTCCACCACAACAAGTGTCTGAATCATTTAAAAAAAGAAATTTTGTGGTAGAATATGTAGAAAATCCACAATATCCAGAATACATCTCCTTTGAGTTGATTCAGGACAAATGTGATCTACTAGACGGATTCATGGAGAAAGAAGAAATAACCGTCCATTTCAATTTACGGGGCAGAAAATGGACCAATCCAGAAGGAGTTGTGAAATATTTCAATTCCTTGCAGGCATGGCGCTTAGAGAAAGCCAATAAATCAACTGAACCCTCTCCATCAAATGATGTAGAAGATGATTTGCCGTTTTAA
- a CDS encoding metal ABC transporter permease, with protein MLAMDALWTIIIAALASINCALVGTYLVLRKIAMMGDAIAHSTLPGIVLALLITGSKNSPILLAGAAITGLLVTFLIAFLEKKISIQADAAIGINFTFLFALGVILISFFSRKIDLDPECSLYGELATVPLDVWRTNSGINLGPKAFYILSTVLAINLTFLIIGYKQLFVTTFDPQFAQSIGVHTTRWHYCLMGITSLTTVAAFEVAGAILVVALLIVPAATIYLVTKCLKRLLFYNILFAIFTSISGYYVSFWLNSAIAATMVTIAGLLFLIAFVFSKNN; from the coding sequence ATGTTAGCCATGGATGCACTCTGGACCATTATCATTGCTGCACTTGCCAGTATCAATTGTGCCTTAGTAGGCACCTATTTGGTATTGCGGAAAATAGCCATGATGGGAGATGCCATTGCCCATTCCACCCTGCCAGGCATTGTATTGGCCCTCCTGATCACTGGATCCAAAAACTCCCCTATACTGCTTGCTGGAGCAGCCATAACAGGCCTATTGGTCACCTTTCTCATCGCATTTTTAGAAAAAAAAATAAGCATTCAAGCAGATGCGGCCATAGGCATTAACTTCACCTTTCTATTTGCTTTAGGGGTTATCCTTATCTCCTTTTTCAGTAGAAAAATAGACTTAGATCCAGAATGCAGCCTATATGGTGAATTGGCAACCGTTCCATTAGACGTATGGCGCACCAATAGCGGCATCAACCTAGGCCCCAAAGCATTTTATATTTTATCAACCGTTTTAGCCATTAACTTAACCTTTCTGATCATAGGCTATAAGCAGCTATTTGTAACCACTTTTGATCCACAATTTGCCCAAAGCATTGGGGTGCACACCACCCGTTGGCACTATTGCTTAATGGGCATCACCTCACTGACAACCGTTGCTGCATTTGAAGTAGCAGGAGCCATTTTAGTAGTTGCCCTGTTGATTGTTCCAGCTGCAACCATCTATTTGGTTACAAAATGTCTGAAACGTTTGTTATTTTACAATATACTCTTTGCTATATTCACATCTATTAGTGGATATTATGTCAGTTTCTGGTTGAATAGCGCTATAGCAGCTACAATGGTTACCATAGCAGGGCTATTATTCTTAATTGCTTTTGTATTTTCCAAAAATAATTAA
- the hisS gene encoding histidine--tRNA ligase: protein MALLPSLVKGMRDYSTLQVYRRNYMLSIIQSIYASYGFEPLETPALENRTTLTGKYGQEGEQLMFNVLKSGNFLEAATSPTNATDYKKLKPLISDKGLRYDLTVPLMRHIAMGQHQICFPFRRYQIQPVWRADRPQRGRYREFLQCDADIVGSNALLCEAEMLKLIYDICTKLQLRDFRIKINHRGILSAIAEPEKEKTFCTIVDKLEKIGFEKVITALQAADFNSQTIASLALLQKFKGNNSELLTQLQATIGHTDSGSKAIEALTTILTQADGLGLPNGTCCIEPTLARGLAYYTGLVMELTVENTSIGSLGGGGRYENLGDLFGATGLAGVGFSFGIDRLYDLMEEQNLFNPVTTYTTDVLLTNIEAKAERQLLHLLSQLRLHGFKTEIYPERAKIKKQLSYAHKKNIPFVIILGETEYAMNHYTLKNMQTGVQSSYSWSELFDLLSTALGVRC, encoded by the coding sequence ATGGCCCTATTACCCAGTCTTGTAAAAGGCATGCGCGACTACAGCACCCTACAGGTCTACCGGCGCAACTATATGCTTTCCATCATTCAATCTATCTATGCATCCTATGGCTTTGAGCCACTGGAGACCCCTGCACTGGAAAACCGCACTACCCTTACAGGAAAATATGGCCAGGAAGGAGAGCAACTGATGTTTAACGTCCTGAAGTCTGGTAACTTCTTAGAAGCAGCCACCTCACCAACAAACGCTACAGACTACAAAAAGCTCAAGCCACTGATCAGCGATAAAGGGCTGCGTTATGATTTAACCGTCCCCTTAATGCGCCATATTGCAATGGGCCAGCATCAAATATGTTTCCCTTTTAGACGCTACCAAATACAACCCGTATGGCGGGCAGACAGGCCTCAAAGAGGGCGTTATAGAGAATTTTTACAGTGCGATGCAGATATCGTGGGCAGCAACGCTTTATTATGTGAAGCAGAAATGTTAAAATTAATCTACGACATATGTACCAAGCTACAATTACGAGACTTTCGCATCAAAATCAACCATAGAGGCATACTATCCGCTATTGCTGAACCTGAAAAAGAAAAAACCTTTTGCACCATTGTAGATAAGCTAGAGAAAATTGGCTTTGAAAAAGTTATAACTGCACTACAAGCAGCAGACTTTAACAGCCAAACCATTGCATCGCTTGCGCTATTGCAAAAATTTAAAGGGAACAATAGCGAACTGTTGACCCAATTGCAAGCAACTATTGGCCACACCGATTCAGGATCAAAGGCAATAGAAGCATTGACAACCATACTCACACAAGCAGATGGACTTGGCCTACCAAACGGCACATGCTGTATTGAACCAACTCTAGCAAGAGGCTTGGCCTATTATACCGGACTCGTAATGGAACTAACCGTGGAAAATACATCAATAGGCAGCCTAGGCGGAGGAGGAAGATATGAAAACCTTGGCGATCTATTTGGCGCAACCGGATTGGCTGGCGTAGGGTTTTCCTTTGGAATAGATAGACTCTACGACCTTATGGAAGAGCAAAACCTTTTCAACCCCGTTACCACCTACACAACAGACGTACTGCTAACCAACATAGAAGCAAAAGCAGAAAGGCAACTACTCCACCTATTGAGTCAATTGCGCCTACATGGGTTTAAGACAGAAATATATCCCGAGCGGGCAAAAATAAAAAAACAATTAAGCTATGCTCATAAAAAAAATATCCCTTTTGTGATTATACTAGGAGAAACAGAATATGCTATGAATCATTACACCCTAAAGAATATGCAAACAGGCGTGCAAAGCAGTTATAGTTGGTCCGAGCTCTTTGACCTATTAAGCACAGCCTTAGGCGTAAGATGTTAG